TTATCCTGAGTGTATTAAATTCTCCATTAACCGGCACCCGCTGCCCGAGTCCATCCTCGGTGACCGTCCAGATCATCCTGTTACTCGAGTTCACCTGGGGGTCAACGTGCCCTCGGCTCTGGTCCTTTGAGGTTGGCACGCCAGCCGGGGTTCTGTACCTCCTGTGACTCCCTAAGCCAGAATACGTGGTTAGCCGGCCCCCGCCAGCCCCCAGTGGAGACTGACAACTGAGTTCCCTGTCTTCTTTGAGCACTCATCCACTTCACATCTTTCAACCGCTCAGTCTTACAGAAAGAGAAATGTTGAGATCACCATAAGCCATTGATGGAGAGGAAAGGGGACGGGAGGAACCTCAGAAATCCTAACTCTTCCCGGACCCTCCTCTTGGCCGCTGGGCTCGCGGCCCACTTGATCAGAAGCACCTGCGTCTGTGGAGGCCCGAGCTGTGCTCAGGAGTGATGGAAGTGGAGGTAGGGGTGGAGAGAAAGGTGGGCAGGAAAGCTCGGAATCTGCTGTCCGTGCCAGACTGTCCCTGTCCCTTTCCCCCAACTCCTTACCTTGACCCAGTGAGCTTCTCACGGCCTCTTTGGATGTCCCTCCTTTTCAAGGTGTCCTCGATGTGCAGTTTCCCAAATACCACCCACGCGGACCAGGGGGCACAGCTGGGGCTGCCACCTGACAGCGCCCTGGGCCCTTCTTGAGTGACACTGGCAGCTGCCTGACTTGGCTTGTCCCAACTGAGGCCTGGGTCTGGTGTGTCCACTCCACCTCTGGGGGCCGTCAGGGACCATGGAGGGGCCTGTGGTCCCCCTCAGGCAGCCACACAGTCCTGCAGGGGATGCTCCTCCCAGGTCCAGGGTAGAGGACACTGGTCTTCTTCATGGGCCAAGTCCAGGGCAGGAGGTGGATCATCCCATCCACCCTTGGGCCCACAGAGCAGACCCATCAGAGAGAAGCTGATGCTTCCAGAAGAGGGGATCCCACCCGCTGGGCACCCTGTTCCCTCCACCCGCTGTGAGGGCATTTAGtagaggagaagagggagaggagagtgGTGGGCCTGGACCACCCCAGGAAGACATAGCGCTCACAGCCTGGCGCCTGCAGACAGGCCCAGCCCCGACTGCACGGCTTGCTGTTCATCCTACTCATGCCATGGGCCCCGTCCACCCCGAGTGGACCTGATTTACCTGTGGGGTTGGCACCTGAATGCTTCCTGGGAAAGTCACCTCAGAAACCCAGAAGGACCAAACAGCTACGTGCAGCCAGACTCTGGAGGTGGCCTTCAGCTCACCACCCCCACTCGTGGAGAGAGAGTGGCCGGGGAGGCAGCTGACCGTGAAACGCTTGAATCCAGTCAATCCTCCTCGGAGCGTTTTTAATGACAACTGAAATGGGCTCTTAAgagacaaaaaaaagagaaaggttcCTTTTGTCCAGAGGGAGACCCAGGGAGACTGGTGACATAGCATGAGCCATTTTGAAGCAGCAATTCCAGAAAATCTATAGCTTATAATCTGAAAAACGTAAGAGGTTTGCATTATGCTCTAAAATAGCAGCGACGCTGTGAGGGAGAAAGGAGCAGCACCGATTCTGACCTCGTGGTTGGCCGCTAGGAACCCCAGGTAACTCGTTCAAAAGGAAAATGACTTAAATATAGAAGCTGGTGGAGAAAGGCTGTTTACTGCCAGGAACATCTACCGCTGCTAAACCAGACCCCATCCCCGGGTGTCGCCTCCTTCCTCGACCTCAGGAGAGGCTGCAACCCTGACTTTGGAGGACAGGAAATGGGTAGGAGGACACAGGATTAGGTGGCAGTAAAGCCATGCCTTTGGCAGCTCCTAGGGCACATTCCTAGAAGAAAGAGCATCCGTCTCCTTGTGATCAACCCAATGTAGCCTGGAGGTGAAGCCGTGAATTCACAAAGTAGATGTCATTTAAACCAAAGACAGAGGCAACGTTCAATGAAGGGCCTCACACAAATAAAAAGCAACctaattgaggtttttttttttttttttaagaattattataaACTAATACAAAATAACTCATTGACTGCTCCCTAAATCTGGAGTAAAGGTAAGCAAGAAGACTCTACTTCATGCCGTATCTAGTTAGGAGAGAGGAGagactaaaagagaaaaataaaagtgaaactaTAGTTCAAATCAGCAAGAATTTCTTTGTGCTGAACCCCTCGTCCTGCCTCCCTATCAGATGCAGATTTTGGGTGTCCACAGACCTTCTGTGGCTTTTAAGACAATGCTCAGGTAGAGCAAGTAGCTTGCCAGGACAGGTTCTGTCTGGCCTGCCACACAAGCACGGTTCCTGAAGGTCTAAGGAAATGGCATGAGGGTCACACTCAGCTCTCACGTTCCTGCCTGGGTTCAAGTTCATCCTGACAGTCACTCAGGAAAAACCCTCTGCTAGAATTTTTAAAGGCCAGAACAGGGGTTCCCAACTTGGCTGAGCATCAGAATCTCCTGGAAAGCTTTTGAAAAGCCTGCTTCCCGGGTACCCCTGTGAATCTGGGTGGGCCTGGATTCTGATAAGAAACCCACATTTTGGGTGAATACAAGGTTTCTTGGCTATTGACATTTGGGGCTGGATAATTCTAGGTTGTGGGGGGGTCTGTCCTCTGCCTTGTGGGGTGTCCTGCCGCATCCCCCGGCTTCCAGATGCCAAGAGCCTCCTCTCCACACCACAGTGTCTCCAGGCCTTGCCCAGTGTCCCCAGGGTGAGGCGCTGCTTGGCTGAGAACGGCGGGTTGGTCCTGTGCCCTGTTCCCCAGATGAATGACAGACCTGGGCCCCAGCCTGTGGGCCTGATGAGGCTCAGCAGCACACGCTCCCTGTCCCGTCCACTCCTTTGGCCTTTGCTTCCTGAGGATCTCCCGGCTGCTTATGCAACCCCATTGTCCTGCGGAAAGGGTGTTCTGAGGGTCGGGGGAACAAATTTGGACCCAGCAGAATGACGCCACCTTCTCTCAGCCAGGCTTCCAATTGCTGCTGGTCTTTCCTCCCAACTCACTAGCGTCTTCCTCCTTTGCAGAGAAGAACTGTTCCTACTTCAGGCATTTCAACCCCGGTGAGAGCTCAGAGATCTTCGAATTCACCACTCAGAAGGGTGAGGCCTGGGAAGCTGGGGCGGGGCAGGGGGGACACTGTGTCACAGGCGGCTGAGCCAGGATGTCATGTGGCAGAAAAGCGCTGGTGAGAAGCAGCCCTGGCCTGGCGTGTTTGAACGGCAGCCTTGCCGCCTCCCATGCCGGGGAACTGCAAGCGCAGTGTCCCGATCCAGGGGCCCAAGCACATTTGTCAGAGCTGGGGACAGTTGGGGACAGTTCCTGGGAGGCTCTAGGTTGCCGCAGGAACACACTTTCCAAAAGATCCCAGGAAACAGGACAAGCGCCCACAGTCCCAGGAAGTTCTCTGCGGTGGGAATCCCTGGGACTCCCCCTCGATAAGGGATCCCCCAGGACTGGGAGGAATGTCAGGCCCTGGATCCGTGGAGCTCAGGGCACAGCAAGCCCGCGAGAGCGCATGCCCACACAGACATACATGACAGATGCCCACgcgggacacacacacacacacacacacacacactgatggATCCTCGTACACAGGGCCCactcacatgtgcacacacagatcCTCACACTTGGAACACAGCATACACTGACAGACCCTCACACTAACCACTAGGTGACCCCACCATACCCTCACACACAGGCTAGGCCACCCCACACTCTGTCCCTGGAGGACCCTGTACAGACCACCCGCCTCAGTGCCTCCTTCTGCCTGTCACTCAGAGGAGGTTTCTGCTCCATCTACAAAGCCTCTGGCCATGTACCTCCTGGCCACGTGCCTCCTGACCTCCTTTGGGGGCCTCCGTCCTGGGGAGAGCCCCGTAATTTAGTGCACAGCAAAGACACGGGGTGAAAAGTCCCGTGACCATCTGGCCACACCCCTTCCCCTTGAGCGAGCCTCTCGGCCAGGTGTGGAACAAGAACTGTCACCGAGCTGGCTAAAGGTCCAGCCAGCAGTGGCGAAGCACTGGGGATGCAGCCCAGTTCTGAGCGGCCCTGTTTCACAGAGTACAGCATCTCCGCGGCCGCCATCGCCATCTTCAGCCTGGGCTTCATCATCGTGGGCACCATCTGCGCACTTCTGTCCTTCCGGAAGAAGCGGGACTACCTGCTGAGGCCAGCGTCCATGTTCTACGCCTTTGCAGGTACACGGGGCTCCTGCCCTTGCCCGGGTGGGACCACTCTGTCCCAATCATGGCGCGGCCCCGCTTGGCTCCTGCCTACCGCAGGGCTTGAGGGGGACCATTCCCCAGCTCCATGCAGGAGCACCTTGGTTGGGGGCCTCGGCGACCCCAGGAGGGTTGGCAGGGAGAAAGCTTTTGCTATTTCATCTGTTTTTCACAATGACACTATCCTCAAGACACTGAGGAGACTTCCCAGGGCGCCATTagcaaaagaaggaaggaaaagtggtGATCTGGCCAGCCTGCTCAGGGAGGTGGAATCGCAGGGTAGAGGGTGGTGGGCGGATGGGTCACTTTTGCAGATTCCTCCCCACCCAGGGCAGGGTCACTGCCTTCCCCGCCAAGCAGTAGGCTGGGGTGGCAGCAGGAGTGCCCTgggacgctgagaggccccggcTCTGTCCCCAGGGCTCTGCATCTTTGTCTCAGTGGAGGTCATGCGGCAGTCGGTGAAGCGCATGATCGACAGTGAGGACACGGTCTGGATAGAGTACTACTACTCCTGGTCCTTTGCGTGCGCCTGTGCCGCCTTCGTCCTGCTCTTCCTTGGCGGCCTCGCCCTCCTGCTCTTCTCCCTGCCTCGAATGCCCCAGAACCCCTGGGAGTCCTGCATGGATGCTGAGCCGGAGCACTAGGCCTCGGaaagctgagccccagcccagaaccTTCCAGAGAGGAGGTGGGAGTTTCATCTCTGTCCTGTTCCCCTCTGCCCCGTTCTGTGACTGTCATGGGCTGCATCCCCTCTCTGAACTTGTCTCTGGGTTGTGACAAGCTTCTCTGCGAACAGCAAATGGACgtgagcccagccctgcccaggatCAGAGAGAAGAGGGCCAGCAGATGCACGGGTGTTTGGAGGGACCCAACTGTCCAGCAAAGACCAAGGTTGTCCCGCTGGGCCAGTTGTCTTTAAAAACCCGACAAGGACACCCTCTGCCCATTTACCAGGTCTAGGAGTCACCTGTGTAAAAAGCCAGCCCCCCCGTTCTTGGTGACAAGGTACACCCTTTTCAGTGAACTGAACCTCCCTCCTTGGCTTCCAGGAGACCTGACTGGTAGGATCTGACTGTTGTTTGAAATAAAAACTCTCAGAAAACTCACTCTTTCCTGGCGCCTGGCACAGCAATAGCTTGGATTCCTGGTCACAACCCAGGGGCCCCGAAcctggaggggaaaggaaggcGTGTCTCGGTGGATGTTGGGGACATTTGGGAGGAGGGGTGGGCACGAGGGGGAAACCGACGACGGCTGGGAGGTTCTGAGTTCCACCTTGTATCTCTGGGCTCTGGGGATTGTTTGGGGCGAAACTGGAAACCCTCTGACCAGGCGAGGGTGTTAAAAATAGGTGGGGTTATTTCTAGAGTCCGGGGCGCCAAGCATCCGGGGCCACCATGGTGCTGAAGCAGCACAGCCACTGGGCTCTGGTTTCCGATGCCAGATTTTTGTTGCAGAGAACATCAGGAAGCAGGGCTTAGCAGTTAGAGCCGCCTGGAGTGCCACCATTTGTGCGCTTCTGCCCCCCCCCAAACCCCGCCGTACTCACCCGGGCTTCAGGAAACAGAAGTCAGACGTGGCTGGCGGTTAAGATCCTCACACTCCTCGTGGGGGACACCAGAGAACCATCTGGAGCTGGTTCTTCTCTGACTGGGGTTGGCGGACGAACCTCAGCCTGTGGGCAAACCTGGCTCCCTGTCCCTGGTGTGGTCTGCAAGCTATGAGTGGGTTTTACAGCTTTAGATgatagaggaaggaggaggaggaggaggaggagaagaaatgataaatatcatCGCATGatatgtgaaaattatatgaaattcaaattggtGTCCATAAATAAAATCGTATTGGCACCCAGCCACACCCATTCCCATGGGCACACAATGTAGCTGCTTTTGTTCACAATAGCAGCCTTGAGTGAATTCATCAGAGCTGTTTTGGCTGCAAAACTAAAAATACTTGCTCTTCAGTCCTTTATGGGAAATGCTGACCCTTGTTCGGGAGTCATCGCGCACCCCTTAGAGGGATCATTAACCCCTCACGGTTCCCATCTATGAAagacatttgtttattctttcactgCACCTCGGCCTAGAACAACCGAgaagggaggatcacaagtctggaAGGCACCTGGGTAGTGGCCACAGTGGGGTTTGTGAAGAGTCCTCTCTGATGTCTCAGGGGCTGGGCTGGACTTGGAGGGGTGTCTGAGGAGCCTGAGGGGGCCAGCGTCAGCTCACCCTGCTCCACAGTTAGGGATGGAGCAGAAAGTCTGGCCTACGATTagcaaatctgaaaaaaatccaAGATACCTGGGGGTGTACCATGCAATGCAGAGAACCAAAGCCTTGGGAACCCGGAGGGTGCGCCCTGCGGACACCAGCCCGAGGCTGCCGCAGCTGGCTCTGTCCCACCGCCAACAGCAGGAAACTGACTGCAAAATGCAAAGATGGACTCCGAGAGCTGACCTGCTCCTGGTGGAGGAGAAGGACAGGGAAGCGGAGTCCTAGCCACCCCGGAGCACAGTGCATGAGCCAGGGGAAGCCGTCCCACAGACAGCCGTCTGGAAGGCCCACGGTTAGCAGAGTCAGAGGGTGCGCTTTTCACATTGCCACGCGATGCCTGTGCTTCTGACCTCGGAAAGGAACATCCACAGAACACAGACCATCTGGCTGCCCCCAGTTTTCGCTGCTTTGAGACAGGCTTCTGAGCACCGGAACCACGATGCAGATGAAAGGGTCCGAGGGCAGCTGCCAGACAGCCACGCATGGTGGcacccacaccagcctccacCGAGGAAAAGACAATGCGGCAAAGCAGAAAGGAGCCTCGTGCCAGCAAGCAAACCAACCAACCCAAACCAACCAACCGGGAGGGAAACGACCCCAGCCTGCCCACCGCTGCTCGCCGGGGGGCATCTGCAGCGGGCAGCTGGTCAGCCTTGGGCCTGGTTAACTGAAGGCCCAACCAAGCCCCACTCTGAGGGCCCAATATGTGCTGAGCCTCGGAAACCCGGGGCATCTCATTTCCTTCATGTGGGAATTGAATGGCCACCAAACCCTGGTATTCCATACCCCTGTCTCAGCATTCCCATCTCCGCCGTCTTCCTTCCCTGACGTATGGAAGGTAATTGAGCCACGATGGGCAATTCAGTCACCAAGGTGAATGAggtttgagaattaaaaaaaaaattttttttaatttttaaaatataattaaaagtaaatttttaaaaatgttaacaaaactACCATCTTAATCATCTCTAAGTATACAATTCATTGAAGTCCATCTGCTTAATTGCAAAACCACTATCCATCTTTTCAAAATCTTGCCAAACTAAAACTCTCTACCTGTTAAGCAAGAATGCTCCCTGTaccctcctccagctcctggcACCCACCATCCACATCCCGCCTCTAGGGATCTCTAGGggaaactgaggatcagagaAGGCTTTCTTACTGCCACCTAGTGACAAACAGAAGTTAGGACCAAAACTGCAGCTTCCCACCTGTCTGACCAGGACCCCTTACCAATGCTCATTGGGCCTCCACCTAGGTACTAGAGGTAGGAAAGGGACAAAGGTGTCTTACTTTTTTTGGCCTTCCCAAGAGCTTGGCTTGaaatttcaaggatctctgtacctttatttttaatttttagctgcCCCATCAAGGAGGGCAAAAGATTTAACCACCTTCCATTGCAGTATTTCCCCTGCCAATGAGACTTGTCCTATGTTGAccagatattttatttacaaattcatTTCTAATTTATACCCTGCCGCTTTTAGTAAAGATCAGAGTGGAGACAAGGCATGCATAAACCCAGGATGTGGAGCGTTATCTATTAAGCGATGGCTGGAGTCGGGTGGGATGCAGCCTCCCGGGCCTCCCCGGCCTCCATTTCACAGTCTTACTGAGCCGCAGCCACTAAGTCTGTCAATTAATCCCCACAAAGGCCACTGATCCTATGCGGCCAAGAAAGTTAATTAAGAATTTCCGTGTGAGAAGCAaggctttctattctttttgacTTTGTCCCCTACGAGACTTTTTGCCTGAGTGTGAAAGAGCTGACTTGTTGGGCGTCTTCATTGTGAGCTTTGGCTTGTTGCTCTCTACGCACGAAGTGGTCCCCGATGGGAAATTTGTCTGCAAAGCCACCACCTGGGAGCTCTTGGCTGAGAGCTGAAGGAGCTCAGAAAACACATTTCCAAGTCCCCCACTTGAACAGCGGACCCGCCTCTCCCCACCAGCCAGGCCTGGCAGATGCCACGGGGAGCAAACTGACAAGCACTTCAGAGGGCCTCAGGGCGCCAGGTTGTGATTAACAGTGCGAACGGGGACAAGCAGGGGTGCAGCTCACCTAGAAGCATCCAAGAGGCAGAGACGAGACAATATGCAACCCTCCcaggccgggggggggggggaaaggaggaaagacatCATAGATCTGAGGCCTGTGCGCGTCCACCGGAGACAGCAGGACCAAGGGCAGGCAAGTGAGGCCGCGGGCTCTTGGCCCCTCTTCCGGGGAGGTGGAGAGTGGGCAGAAGCCAGATCCAGGGTGGCGCTCTGAGCAGAACCGTCTGGGATGCAGGACCCCCGAGCTGTGGTCCCGCAGGTCTCACAGTGGTTGCCTCCATCAGAGGGTGTGTCACGTCTGGTGGAGGGAAGTGTCCACTCCTCTCGACTGTCTCCAGACAGTAGAAGATGTCGTGGGACCAGAAATGGCGCCCTGCATAGGGTGTGAAGGCCCAGGGTCCTGCCTGCTCTCCGTGGCACAGCCTCTCAGGGCACAGTGGGCTCCTTCTCCTCAGGGTCTGCTTCCCACAGGGTCAAGGGCAGCAGGGCTCGGGCAGCAGAAGCCAGCCAGCCCGCGGATCCGCTGTTGAAGCCTGGGGCCAGGAaactgagagaggaagagagggaagaagggaggaagggaggaaaggcaAGCTTTCAGGGAAGGAATGTGGGACCGTGAGCAGGGCCAAGCACAGCGTGGCCCCCAGATCACGGAGGGCGGGGGTCCTGGGGCTGCGGGGAGAGGCCTGGTGTCGTAGTGGCCGCCTGTGGAACTTCTCTGGGCCTCCGTCCCTCACCTGTAGATGAAACCTGCTCACGTGCGTCAGAGCAGCTCCACCAGTTCTGTTCTCGTGGTCTTAACACAAGGAAATACAAGACCTGGCCCCATGGTTTGGGAGACTCAAACTTCAGAGTTTGAAAACCACCACACAATCCACTTGTAGGAGTGAGTTCAGTCTCACTGGGTCCCAGTTTTCTGGGGAGATCCGTTTTCCAAAGGCTTCTCTGAGCTGTAGGAAAACTGGGCTCCAGTTTATTCCAATAAGTACTTATGTATGTTATGTACACCATTTTGGCACCTTAGAGACCTCCAAAGAGCTAAAACTTGTGCTGAAACTGTCTTTGAAGGAGACCTTAAAACCAAGTTTCTATAGCCATTTTCTCTGTGTACATTTTAACTTCTTGTATGTGTTTCATGAATTAGgatttttgttttacattattAGGTCTTTGTAAACTACAGGCCCAGGCATGTCTCCTCAGATAAAAAAACAGTGCAAGCAGTTCATTTTTATGAATCACAATGCttgcttatacacacacacacacacacacacacacacatatatgtatatatatttatttaatatttattttttagttgtagttggacacaatacctttattttatttattttatgtggttctgaggatcgaacccagggcctcgcacgtgctaggtgagtgctctaccactgagccacaacccctgccccacaATGCTTGCTTATTTTGcccaactaaaataaataagtctgatTTCAGATATAAGACTGTATCTGTAGTTTGTAGTCCATAGATTCCAGTGCCGAATGTTTCTGTTGTTGAGAATATCATCATTGCTCTAATGAATTGATTTTTTGTAAAAGGTAGGTATACTAAATAATGGATAAGTATAATATCAGTCTGCCTTATATATTTAGGTTCTAACCTAAGGCTTTGTTAGAGGAAAAGGATCCTCTTAACATTTGTGGAAACCACTGAGAATCATCTGGTCATTAGATGGTCTTTAAGATCCCTCCACTCACCTTCCATGAGGTGGTTCCTGCAATCAAAACAGGTAAGAggagctggggatacagctcagttggtagagtgcttgccttgcatgcacaaggccctgcgttccatccccagcattgcctaaaacaaaaacttcaaGAAAGACCTCCTTAAAGCGGAGCCCATCTTGTTTATCTCAGGGATCACTGAACCCATCCTGCCTAGGTCTCCCGTGACCTCACAGGTGCCAGCTGCAGGCACTGAACCTTCCTGGAGGattttgtactttttcttttgggggagtaCCTGGGagtaaactcagggacactcgactacctaccgagccacatcccagccctattttgtattttattcagagacagggtctcactgagttgatttgcacctcacttttgttgaggcgatcctcctgcctccgcttcccaactgctgggattataggcgtgtgtcaccacacccagccattTTGTACTTTTGACCTCAGCTTTCTTCTTACTTAACGTTCTCCTGACTTCCCCTGGCCTTTCCTTGGCAGTGTTCGTTCTTTTGCCACCTGTCTTTAAACTTGGGTGTTTGCGAGGTCTTATCTCACACCACAATTTCTTAGAAATTCCATTCATTTCCAGGGCCTGGGCTTCCTAGGACCACAGTTCCCAGTCCATCTGGGAGGTCACCGTGTTGGGTCCTGCAGGAACCTTGCTCCCCAGCGGTTCCAAGCTGCCAGTGCCGACGTCCAAACCCAACCCATGGCTCTTCTTATCCAAAGCCACTCTGTCCTGTGTGTTCCCGAGTGCTGACGGCACTGCGTCCTCATGCACCCAGGCCAGAAACACCGGAATTCCCTCCACCGAGTGCTAACCTTCCGCTTGAGCCCATCCTCACAGATTCTGCTCCAGGTCCTATCCATCCCATCCTGGTTTATCTTAACACTAAGGTAGGCCCAGCTTTCTCACCCTCTGCCACTCGTGTCCTGAGCACAGCCCACCCAGAGAAGTCATTCACCCCTCCTAGATGCTGTCCTTCACTTGAGACAATATCGAGTATCCCTGGCTCCTGTTGACGCCACAGTGTCAACTGAAGGGCCTAAAATAACACAGACTTACATTCTGGAGGTGGGGAGGCTGAAATCAGTTCTAGGAGGCTGACATCGAGATGGCAGCAGAGATGGATTCTTCTGGTGGCCTCAGGTGAGAATCCACTTCCTTCCCACTTCCAGTTTCTAGACAGCCTCGCTCTCTTTGGTTTGTGGCTGCACTGCTCCATTCACTGCTTCCATCATCACGTATTCCTCTTGCTCTGACCCCGTCTGCCTCTTAAAAGGACACAGTCCTTCCGGATAACCCAGGGTCATCTCCTCAACCCAAGATCCTTCACTTACTCCATTTGCAGGGTCCGTTTCCCCCCACTGGGGATTCGGAGATCGCCATCTATTCGCCAGTTCTAAGTATTAGGATGGGGACATTATTCTGTCTACAATTTTTCTTCTCAATATCATGTGCTAAGGTAGGCAAAGTGTGGAACTAGGATAGAATGAGGAATAAGCTACAGTCCTGCCCTTCAGGAACTTGGAGTTCAATGGTGGATGACTCTGAAGTCAAGTCTAAATGCTTGGAGATTTAGCTCACTTCTAACCTAGGAGGCTACTCCTTCTGCGAGACTCAGCTCAGATATCACGCAGTGACATGCTCTCCAGCCCCTTAGTGCAGAATTTATGCTTCTCACCTTCTTGTTCTCTTGATATTTTCATCATGATCCTAGTATTTACCCTATTCAGGAACAGCCAGCCCACTGGGCCTGTGCACCTTGATAATGATAAACTCTTTGAGAGTAAGGCCCATATTTTCTTCAGAATCATCCTAGCAACTAGAACCTTCCACATCCCAATCCTTTATCCACATCCTCCACTCAGTGCCCAGCACACAGTGTCCTCAGGACACTCTGGTAGGTTGAATAAGTGCATAAACTAGAAAGCTGTTTGAGGGAGAGAAGGCGGGGAGGAATTCCAAGGAAGAACAGGAAAGCGCAGCCAAATGGCTCTAGGAAACAAGAAAGGATCCATTCCAGATCCAATTTCCTGGCACCAGGTGTCTGCAGCCAGAATGGCTCAAGTCAGGTTAATGAGATCAAGCCTGCTGCATTTGCTACAGTG
This window of the Ictidomys tridecemlineatus isolate mIctTri1 chromosome 3, mIctTri1.hap1, whole genome shotgun sequence genome carries:
- the Cacng1 gene encoding voltage-dependent calcium channel gamma-1 subunit, with the protein product MSQTQALKVRVALFCILVGIVLAMVAVVTDYWAVLSPHMEHNNATCEAAHFGLWRICTTRVPVDDIEDKNCGAITLPGGNKNCSYFRHFNPGESSEIFEFTTQKEYSISAAAIAIFSLGFIIVGTICALLSFRKKRDYLLRPASMFYAFAGLCIFVSVEVMRQSVKRMIDSEDTVWIEYYYSWSFACACAAFVLLFLGGLALLLFSLPRMPQNPWESCMDAEPEH